From a single Brassica oleracea var. oleracea cultivar TO1000 chromosome C5, BOL, whole genome shotgun sequence genomic region:
- the LOC106294878 gene encoding scarecrow-like protein 1 — protein MSLVRSAELSAAAAAYRNPKLYSLNENGYNTGGGTSVEMFDPDRSKNTCLTDDSYPSQNYEKYFLDSPTDEFAQQQHPVGSGGASVSSFGSLESFPYQSRPVLGCSMEYQLPFDSTSTSSMSLFGGYQVATQSPSMEFDDEQMRSKIQELERALLDEEDDDDKMVGIDQLMEIDNEWSPKESSSEDSNSHASSKEVISQATTTPKQILISCARALSQGKSEEALSMVNELRQIVSIQGDPSQRIAAYMVEGLAARMAASGKFLYKALKCKEPPSDERLAAMQVLFEVCPCFKFGFLAANDAIIDSIRDEKEVHIIDFDINQGNQYMTLIKTVASLPVKGRPRLRLTGVDDPESVQRSVGGLRIIGLRLEQLAKDHGVSFEFKAVASKTNIVSPTTLGCKPGEALIVNFAFQLHHMPDESVTTVNQRDELLHMVKSLNPKLVTVVEQDVNTNTSPFFPRFMEAYEYYSAVFDSLDMTLPRESQERMNVERQCLARDIVNIVACEGEERIERYEVAGKWRARMMMAGFSPRPMSGRVTSNIQSLIKRDYCSKYKVKEEMGELHFCWEEKSLIVASAWR, from the coding sequence ATGTCATTGGTGAGGTCGGCAGAGCTATCTGCAGCAGCAGCAGCATATAGGAACCCAAAGCTTTACTCATTGAACGAGAATGGTTACAACACTGGTGGTGGTACCTCTGTTGAAATGTTTGATCCAGACAGGTCCAAGAACACTTGCCTAACTGATGATTCTTACCCAAGCCAAAACTATGAGAAGTACTTTCTCGATTCCCCTACAGACGAGTTTGCACAACAACAACATCCTGTTGGCTCTGGTGGTGCCTCGGTTAGCTCATTTGGCTCTCTGGAATCGTTTCCTTACCAGTCTAGACCGGTTCTCGGATGCTCCATGGAGTACCAGTTGCCGTTTGATTCAACCTCAACTTCCTCAATGAGTCTCTTTGGAGGTTACCAAGTGGCAACTCAAAGTCCGAGCATGGAGTTTGATGATGAACAAATGAGATCAAAGATTCAAGAGCTCGAAAGAGCCCTTCTCGACGAAGAAGACGATGATGATAAGATGGTTGGGATAGATCAGCTGATGGAGATTGACAACGAATGGTCTCCCAAAGAATCCTCATCCGAAGACTCCAACTCTCACGCAAGCAGCAAAGAGGTAATCTCACAAGCAACAACAACTCCAAAGCAGATCCTGATCTCTTGCGCTCGCGCCTTATCCCAAGGCAAGTCAGAGGAAGCTTTATCAATGGTGAACGAGCTTCGGCAGATTGTATCAATCCAGGGAGACCCTTCTCAGAGAATCGCAGCTTACATGGTCGAAGGCCTCGCCGCGAGAATGGCTGCTTCAGGTAAGTTCCTCTACAAAGCGTTGAAATGCAAAGAGCCTCCTTCCGACGAGAGGCTAGCCGCAATGCAAGTCCTCTTCGAGGTCTGCCCTTGCTTCAAATTCGGTTTCTTAGCTGCCAACGACGCGATCATCGACTCCATCAGAGATGAAAAGGAAGTTCACATAATAGATTTCGATATAAACCAAGGAAACCAGTACATGACGCTGATCAAAACCGTTGCTTCTCTTCCCGTTAAAGGCCGTCCTCGCCTGAGGTTAACAGGCGTTGACGACCCTGAGTCAGTCCAACGCTCTGTCGGCGGGCTGAGAATCATCGGCCTAAGACTCGAGCAGCTCGCTAAAGACCACGGAGTGTCCTTCGAGTTCAAGGCCGTAGCCTCCAAGACTAACATCGTCTCTCCGACCACGCTCGGCTGCAAACCAGGAGAGGCATTGATTGTTAACTTCGCGTTCCAGCTGCACCACATGCCTGACGAGAGCGTCACGACGGTGAACCAGCGCGACGAGCTGCTCCACATGGTGAAAAGCCTGAACCCGAAGCTTGTCACGGTCGTGGAGCAAGACGTGAACACGAACACTTCCCCGTTCTTCCCGAGATTCATGGAGGCTTACGAGTACTACTCCGCGGTTTTCGACTCTCTTGACATGACGCTTCCGAGGGAAAGCCAAGAGAGGATGAACGTGGAGAGGCAGTGTCTCGCTAGGGATATTGTCAACATCGTTGCTTGCGAAGGAGAGGAGAGGATCGAGAGGTACGAGGTTGCTGGGAAATGGAGAGCGAGGATGATGATGGCGGGGTTTAGTCCGAGGCCGATGAGTGGGAGAGTGACGAGCAATATTCAGAGTCTGATTAAGCGAGATTATTGCAGTAAGTATAAGGTTAAAGAGGAAATGGGTGAGCTTCACTTCTGCTGGGAGGAGAAGAGTTTGATCGTTGCGTCCGCTTGGAGGTAA
- the LOC106292599 gene encoding carboxyvinyl-carboxyphosphonate phosphorylmutase, chloroplastic: MSMLMAAKSTSLCYSNPSISSRTKQNPRVVRYAYPTVRMQSRVHRLIEEQGAVLVPGVYDALSAAIVQQTGFSAALISGYALSASILGKPDFGLITPPEMAAAARSVCSAAPGIPILADADTGGGNALNVQRTVKDLIAAGAAGCFLEDQAWPKRCGHMRGKEVIPAEEHAAKIASARDAIGDSDFFLIARTDARALSAKTGLSDAIDRANLYMEAGADASFVEAPRDDDELKEIGKRTKGYRLCNMLEGGRTPLHTPDELKEMGFHLIAHPLTSLYASTRALVDVLNILKEKGTTKDHLEKMITFEEFNRLVNLGEWYELETKYSNLRNALGTHN; the protein is encoded by the exons ATGTCGATGTTAATGGCTGCCAAATCCACTTCACTCTGCTACTCAAACCCTTCTATCTCGTCCAGAACCAAGCAAAACCCACGCGTCGTCAGATATGCTTATCCGACGGTGAGAATGCAGTCGCGTGTTCACCGTCTGATCGAAGAGCAAGGAGCGGTGCTCGTTCCCGGAGTCTACGACGCATTGTCGGCGGCTATCGTGCAGCAGACCGGATTCTCCGCCGCGCTGATCTCCGGTTACGCTCTCTCCGCCTCTATTTTGGGAAAACCGGATTTCGGTTTGATAAC ACCGCCGGAGATGGCAGCAGCAGCTAGATCGGTTTGTTCCGCTGCTCCAGGCATACCCATCCTTGCAGATGCAG ATACTGGTGGAGGCAATGCACTCAATGTTCAAAGAACCGTGAAGGACTTAATCGCAGCTGGTGCTGCTGGTTGCTTCCTTGAG GACCAGGCATGGCCAAAGAGGTGTG GGCATATGCGTGGAAAAGAG GTCATACCTGCAGAGGAGCACGCTGCTAAAATAGCATCAGCCAGAGACGCCATTGGAGATTCTGACTTTTTCCTCATCGCTAGGACTGATGCGCGTGCTCTGTCTGCAAAGACAGGACTTTCAGACGCCATTGACCGTGCTAATCTCTACATGGAG GCAGGAGCTGATGCTTCCTTTGTTGAGGCACCAAGAGACGATGATGAGCTTAAGGAAATCGGAAAACGCACAAAAGGTTACAGACTCTGTAACATGCTCGAAGGTGGACGCACGCCATTGCACACACCTGATGAGCTTAAAGAAATGGGCTTTCATTTGATCGCTCACCCGCTTACCTCGCTCTACGCATCAACTCGAGCTCTTGTGGACGTCCTCAACATCCTCAAGGAAAAGGGAACCACCAAAGATCATTTGGAAAAGATGATTACTTTCGAGGAGTTTAATCGTTTGGTGAACTTGGGTGAATGGTATGAGCTCGAAACTAAGTACTCTAACCTCAGAAACGCTCTTGGCACGCACAACTAA
- the LOC106294414 gene encoding probable indole-3-pyruvate monooxygenase YUCCA11, giving the protein MENEMIKTQALIIGAGPAGLATSACLNRLNTPNIVVEREECSASLWKRRSYDCLKLHLAKHYCQLPHMPFPPNTPTFVSKSGFITYLDEYATRFNVSPRYNRNVESAYLKDGRWIVEVGKGAEREVYSAEYLVVATGENSEGLIPEIPGLAESFEGEYLHSSEYKNGERFAGKHVLVVGSGNSGMEIAYDVSKWDADVSLVVHSPVHVLTREIVRIGMWLLKFFPVKLVDRWCLLLAKLRFGDTSRYGLIRPTKGPFMNKLVTGRSPTIDVGCVDEIKAGKIEVLSSIKRIEGKRVAFVDGNIKTVDSIVFATGYKSSVSKWLQVDDGDLFNENGMPKGELPDHWKGKNGLYSVGFGRQGLAGITRDAQNVATDIASL; this is encoded by the exons ATGGAGAACGAAATGATCAAGACTCAAGCTCTCATAATCGGTGCAGGACCAGCCGGTTTAGCTACATCAGCCTGTCTAAACCGGTTGAACACACCGAACATAGTGGTGGAAAGAGAGGAATGCAGTGCCTCTCTCTGGAAAAGAAGGTCTTACGATTGTCTCAAGCTTCATCTCGCGAAGCACTATTGTCAACTCCCTCACATGCCATTCCCTCCAAACACTCCTACCTTCGTCTCCAAGTCAGGTTTCATCACTTACCTTGACGAATACGCCACACGTTTCAACGTAAGCCCTAGGTACAACCGCAACGTCGAATCCGCGTATCTCAAAGATGGTAGATGGATCGTGGAGGTGGGGAAAGGAGCGGAGAGAGAGGTTTACTCGGCGGAGTACTTGGTCGTGGCTACGGGTGAAAACAGCGAAGGCTTGATCCCGGAGATTCCGGGGCTTGCTGAGAGCTTCGAAGGTGAGTATTTGCACTCAAGCGAGTACAAGAACGGCGAGAGGTTCGCCGGAAAACATGTTTTAGTCGTCGGAAGTGGAAACTCCGGGATGGAGATTGCTTATGATGTGTCCAAGTGGGACGCTGATGTCTCCCTCGTCGTTCATAGCCCTGTACACGTGCTGACGAGAGAGATCGTAAGGATCGGTATGTGGCTGCTCAAGTTTTTCCCGGTAAAGTTAGTTGACCGTTGGTGTCTCTTACTCGCGAAGCTGAGGTTTGGGGATACTTCGAGATATGGGCTTATAAGGCCTACTAAAGGCCCGTTTATGAACAAGCTTGTCACCGGCCGGTCACCTACCATAGACGTCGGCTGCGTCGACGAGATAAAAGCCGGCAAGATTGAGGTTTTGTCGTCTATTAAGCGTATAGAAGGGAAGAGAGTGGCGTTCGTCGATGGAAACATCAAAACTGTGGACTCTATAGTCTTTGCAACAGGTTACAAGAGCAGCGTTTCAAAATGGCTTCAG GTTGACGATGGAGACTTGTTCAACGAGAATGGGATGCCGAAAGGAGAGTTACCGGATCATTGGAAGGGGAAGAACGGCTTGTACAGCGTTGGATTTGGGAGACAAGGCTTGGCTGGTATCACAAGAGATGCTCAGAACGTTGCTACAGACATTGCTTCTCTCTGA
- the LOC106295683 gene encoding 2-oxoisovalerate dehydrogenase subunit alpha 1, mitochondrial — protein sequence MAMWFARSRNLVSSLRQNLGLSAILIKRNHSSPRPVFTNYQLSSKVFLDPSTSFRHESTAVESQPDLVQQSDHEDDAQELDFPGGKVGYTSEIKFIPESSSRRIPCYRVLNEHGKIISDSDFIPVSEKLAVRMYEQMATLQVMDHIFYEAQRQGRISFYLTSVGEEAINIASAAALSPEDVVLPQYREPGVLLWRGFTLEEFANQCFGNKADYGKGRQMPIHYGSNQHNYFTVSSPIATQLPQAAGVGYALKMEKKNACAVTFIGDGGTSEGDFHAGLNFAAVMEAPVVFICRNNGWAISTHISEQFRSDGIVVKGQAYGIRSIRVDGNDALAVYSAVRSAREMAVTEQRPVLIEAMTYRVGHHSTSDDSTKYREADEIQYWKMSRNPVNRFKKWVEDNGWWSEEDESKLRSITRKQLLQAIQAAEKWEKQPLTELFNDVYDVKTKNLEEQEVGLKALVEKQPQDYPTGFHI from the exons ATGGCTATGTGGTTTGCTAGATCCAGAAACCTCGTTTCTAGCTTGAGACAGAACCTAGGTCTGTCGGCGATTCTCATCAAGCGCAATCACTCTTCTCCTCGCCCTGTTTTTACAAACTATCAGTTATCTTCGAAGGTGTTTTTGGATCCCTCCACGAGCTTCCGTCACGAGTCGACGGCAGTGGAGTCACAGCCTGATTTGGTTCAACAGAGTGATCATGAGGATGATGCCCAG GAATTGGACTTTCCGGGGGGCAAAGTCGGTTACACATCTGAGATAAAATTCATACCGGAATCATCTTCTAGAAGGATTCCATGTTATCGAGTGCTTAACGAGCACGGAAAAATCATCTCCGATAGCGATTTTATTCCG GTGAGCGAGAAACTCGCGGTTAGAATGTACGAACAAATGGCGACGCTTCAGGTGATGGACCACATCTTCTACGAAGCTCAGCGTCAAGGAAGAATCTCCTTCTATCTCACTTCCGTCGGAGAAGAAGCCATCAACATCGCTTCCGCCGCCGCTCTCAGTCCAGAAGACGTCGTTTTGCCTCAGTACCGAGAGCCTGGAGTGCTTCTATGGCGCGGCTTCACCTTGGAAGAGTTCGCGAATCAGTGCTTTGGGAACAAAGCTGATTACGGCAAAGGCAGACAAATGCCTATCCATTACGGCTCTAACCAACACAACTACTTCACCGTCTCCTCTCCTATCGC AACACAGCTTCCTCAAGCAGCTGGAGTAGGCTATGCTCTGAAGATGGAGAAGAAGAACGCGTGTGCAGTAACATTCATTGGAGACGGAGGCACAAGCGAG GGAGATTTCCACGCCGGGTTGAATTTCGCGGCGGTTATGGAAGCTCCAGTGGTGTTTATATGTCGGAACAACGGTTGGGCTATCAGCACTCATATCTCAGAACAGTTCAGAA GTGATGGAATTGTTGTGAAAGGTCAAGCTTACGGTATCCGAAGCATCCGAGTGGACGGCAACGATGCGCTCGCGGTTTACAGCGCGGTACGCTCGGCAAGAGAGATGGCTGTAACAGAACAAAGACCTGTTCTCATCGAG GCGATGACATATAGAGTAGGACATCACTCTACATCAGATGATTCAACTAAGTACAGGGAAGCCGATGAAATCCAGTACTGGAAAATGTCGAGAAACCCTGTGAATAGGTTCAAGAAATGGGTGGAGGATAATGGATGGTGGAGCGAGGAAGATGAATCTAAGCTAAGATCTATCACAAGAAAACAG CTGCTACAAGCGATTCAGGCGGCGGAGAAGTGGGAGAAACAACCATTGACAGAGTTGTTTAACGATGTGTATGATGTTAAGACGAAGAATCTTGAGGAGCAAGAAGTTGGTTTAAAGGCATTAGTAGAGAAACAACCTCAAGATTATCCTACTGGTTTCCATATCTGA